A genomic stretch from Setaria viridis chromosome 1, Setaria_viridis_v4.0, whole genome shotgun sequence includes:
- the LOC117841395 gene encoding serine/threonine-protein kinase VPS15 isoform X2 translates to MACFSEMVADLDHLVVQLIHAVEQSHSKGVCHGDIKCENVLVTSWNWLYLADFASFKPTYIPYDDPSDYSFYFDTGGRRRCYLAPERFYEHGGESQVAADAPLQPSMDIFSLGCVLAELFLDGVALFEFSNLLSYRRGQYDPMLLLHKIQDTGIRDMILHMIQLDPQKRLPCRSYLQKYESVVFPVYFSNFLHKFFSDIVPLDSDARVEKTQDNFEKILEIMMDSSTIEQIGRCTLSEHSEPSGRKGTGGQILNSPGDSKKSTSVKKNALVDHQQIAGDINFLLKEVENRSNSTSTKITKDMDQDHIRSSQLVNPAGRGTGSGLTTRNNVVSHVQKISKSNLCSLVAGYDGQSDTYSFDIFQQIDSKESCEGMVLLASLLCSCIRSVKKPELRRASLILLKFSSTYIDDDNRLQLVVPYVIAMLSDPAAIVRCAALETLCDVLCLVQDFPISDAVIFPEYILPMLSLLPDDTEESVRVCYASNIHKLALTAYRFLLRSRSIADIGPLDESVVAPRSQSADSPAKKQDQFYAQLAELRKNIYEIVQDLAMGQKQTPNVRRALLQDIGYLCYFFGHKQSNDFLLPILPAFLNDHDEQLRAVFFGQIVFVCYFIGSRSVEEYLLPYLEQALSDGMEAVLVNALDCLTMMCKSGYLRKRVIVGLLGKVLPLLRYPINWVKRSAVRFVAACSESLGAVDTYVYLSPHLRQFLHREPPSLSSEPALLSCLKPPLPKSIFYQALEDAQDMGDILLKGGGKKELTVLGGRYPGIAQSGSSINLEDVARLKGPNISSNMPFDVKDSVSSDKSLYSGFALHASAGNSSFYDGLSKGIPSYSVCTDKRGLGETQPLPDSSVYKASIRLPWLEPNRPGVHTRDDYFSSKRRELSINDSIKSSSSLQGDSIPNSDTGGLPSFSRSAVNLETGWKPRGILVAHLQEHRLSVNDIAVSNDNTFFVTASDDSSIKIWDTRKLEKDIAFRSRLTYSMGTSRALCTTMVRGTSQVAVGASDGTLHLFSVDCARGVGSVVERYSGIVDVKRNDIKEGAILSAVNCSSDSFSPTVLFSTEHCGIHKWDTRTNSESWSFKSSPEEGYISALVVGQCGNWFISGSSRGALTLWDNRFLLPVNSWYYSTVSPIEKLCLLIPPPSSISSAGRPLVFVAAGCNEVSLWNAENGSCHQVFRTASTENEAVMPKTPSRPLNKSTTKDVRRPGNYKYRIDELNDPPVRHPGIRSLLPLPGGDLLTGGTDLKIRYWDQARPEQSFCIAGPSAKEVRSAKGDILEKAVGNNECYDIRSSFGVQVVQEMYKQTTTVSGLTPKTQLALAAADSAGCHRDTILALASFNLSSQRLISASRDGAVKVWK, encoded by the exons GTGCGTTCTTGCTGAACTTTTCCTTGACGGCGTGGCACTTTTTGAGTTTTCAAACCTTCTGTCTTATCGGCGTGGTCAATATGACCCGATGCTTCTTCTACACAAG ATACAAGATACTGGTATTCGTGACATGATACTTCACATGATCCAGTTGGACCCCCAAAAAAGGCTACCGTGTCGAAGCTATCTACAAAAATACGAATCTGTTGTGTTCCCAGTTTATTTTTCAAACTTTCTGCACAAGTTCTTCTCGGATATTGTTCCACTTGACTCAGATGCCAGG GTTGAGAAGACTCAAGACAATTTTGAAAAGATACTTGAAATAATGATGGACAGCTCAACGATTGAACAGATCGGGAGATGTACATTGTCTGAGCATAGTGAACCATCTGGGAGAAAAGGCACAGGAGGGCAAATTTTAAACTCGCCAGGAGATTCTAAAAAGAGCACATCAGTTAAGAAAAATGCTCTTGTAGACCATCAACAGATTGCTGGAGATATCAATTTCCTCCTCAAAGAAGTGGAGAACAGGAGCAACAGCACAAGCACAAAGATAACAAAAGACATGGACCAGGACCATATTCGGTCCTCACAGCTGGTTAATCCAGCAGGAAGGGGAACAGGAAGTGGTTTGACGACCCGGAACAATGTTGTATCCCATGTGCAGAAGATCTCAAAGAGTAATTTATGTTCCTTGGTAGCTGGTTATGATGGCCAATCAGATACCTATAGCTTTGACATTTTTCAACagatagactccaaggagaGCTGTGAAGGCATGGTCTTGCTTGCCTCATTACTCTGCTCATGCATACGCAGTGTGAAAAAACCTGAGCTAAGAAGGGCCAGTCTCATTCTTCTGAAGTTTTCGTCCACATACATAGATGATGACAATCGCTTACAGCTAGTGGTTCCCTATGTGATTGCGATGCTTTCAGATCCGGCTGCCATTGTCCGCTGCGCTGCTTTGGAAACCTTATGTGATGTCCTCTGTCTTGTGCAAGACTTCCCTATCAGTGATGCTGTTATATTCCCTGAGTACATCCTCCCAATGCTCTCTTTGCTTCCTGATGATACAGAGGAGAGTGTTAGAGTTTGCTATGCTAGCAATATTCATAAGCTGGCTTTAACAGCTTATAGGTTCCTACTTCGTTCTCGTAGCATAGCCGATATTGGACCTCTGGATGAATCAGTGGTAGCTCCCAGATCACAGTCTGCAGATTCACCAGCAAAGAAGCAAGATCAATTTTATGCCCAGCTTGCAGAACTGAGGAAAAATATTTATGAAATAGTGCAAGATTTGGCTATGGGACAAAAGCAGACACCTAATGTCCGCAGAGCTCTTCTGCAGGATATAGGTTATTTGTGTTACTTCTTTGGGCACAAGCAAAGTAATGATTTTCTTCTTCCTATACTTCCGGCATTTCTAAATGACCATGACGAGCAGCTCCGTGCAGTTTTCTTTGGCCAGATTGTCTTTGTTTGCTATTTCATTGGTTCAAGGAGCGTTGAGGAATATCTTTTGCCATATCTTGAACAGGCACTAAGTGATGGTATGGAGGCTGTCCTTGTAAATGCACTTGATTGCTTGACCATGATGTGCAAAAGTGGTTATTTGAGGAAAAGAGTAATTGTTGGTCTATTGGGAAAGGTTCTCCCCCTGCTTCGGTATCCAATCAATTGGGTTAAACGGTCTGCTGTAAGATTTGTTGCTGCTTGCAGTGAGAGCCTAGGGGCTGTAGATACTTATGTGTACCTTTCTCCTCATCTAAGGCAGTTCCTACACAGGGAGCCACCTTCATTGTCCTCTGAACCTGCTCTTCTTTCATGCCTTAAGCCTCCACTGCCAAAATCGATCTTCTACCAAGCTTTAGAGGATGCTCAGGACATGGGAGACATTTTACTGAAGGGTGGTGGCAAGAAAGAACTGACAGTACTTGGTGGAAGATACCCTGGTATAGCGCAAAGTGGATCCTCAATCAATCTTGAAGATGTTGCGCGATTGAAAGGCCCTAATATTTCCAGCAACATGCCTTTTGATGTCAAAGATTCAGTTTCTTCTGACAAATCATTATATTCTGGTTTTGCACTACATGCATCTGCTGGGAATAGTTCCTTTTATGACGGCTTATCTAAAGGAATACCATCATATTCTGTTTGTACCGATAAGCGAGGTTTAGGAGAAACACAGCCGCTCCCTGATTCTTCAGTGTATAAAGCATCAATAAGGCTACCTTGGTTGGAACCCAACCGCCCAGGCGTGCATACTAGAGATGATTATTTCAGTAGCAAGCGGCGAGAGTTAAGCATAAATGATTCTATCAAGAGCAGTTCCTCTTTGCAAGGGGATAGCATTCCAAACTCTGATACTGGAGGATTGCCGTCCTTCTCCAGATCAGCAGTGAACTTGGAGACTGGATGGAAGCCTCGTGGAATACTAGTGGCACATCTCCAGGAGCATCGCTTGTCTGTCAATGATATCGCCGTATCAAATGATAATACCTTTTTTGTGACTGCTTCTGACGACTCAAGTATCAAGATATGGGATACAAGAAAGTTGGAAAAGGACATTGCCTTCAGATCCAGGTTAACGTACAGCATGGGTACTAGCCGAGCTCTTTGTACGACAATGGTTCGTGGTACTTCACAGGTGGCTGTCGGTGCAAGCGATGGAACACTGCACTTGTTTTCTGTTGATTGTGCACGCGGCGTTGGGAGTGTTGTGGAAAGGTATTCTGGAATTGTTGATGTAAAAAGgaatgatattaaagaaggtgCAATTCTAAGTGCTGTAAATTGTTCAAGCGACAGCTTTAGCCCAACTGTCCTTTTCAGCACTGAACATTGTGGCATCCATAAATGGGATACAAGGACCAACTCAGAATCTTGGTCATTTAAATCCTCACCGGAGGAGGGCTATATATCCGCACTTGTTGTTGGCCAGTGTGGAAATTGGTTCATCTCAGGTTCTTCACGAGGTGCCCTTACCCTGTGGGATAATAGGTTTTTGCTGCCTGTTAACTCGTGGTACTATTCAACAGTAAGCCCTATAGAGAAATTGTGCTTGCTTATACCTCCACCAAGTTCAATATCTTCTGCTGGAAGGCCATTGGTTTTTGTTGCCGCCGGCTGCAACGAAGTTTCCCTATGGAATGCTGAGAATGGAAGCTGCCACCAG GTGTTTAGAACGGCAAGCACTGAGAATGAAGCTGTGATGCCAAAGACACCATCAAGACCTCTTAACAAGTCAACTACCAAAGATGTAAGACGACCAGGCAATTATAAGTACAGAATTGATGAATTGAACGACCCACCTGTACGCCATCCAGGCATACGCTCTCTGCTTCCCTTACCTGGCGGTGATCTATTGACTGGAGGAACAGACTTGAAAATTCGTTATTGGGATCAAGCCAG ACCTGAGCAAAGCTTCTGTATCGCTGGTCCCTCGGCCAAAGAAGTCCGTTCGGCAAAAGGAGATATTTTGGAGAAAGCAGTTGGAAACAATGAGTGTTATGATATAAGATCCAGTTTTGGAGTACAAGTCGTTCAG GAAATGTACAAGCAAACAACCACGGTGTCCGGTTTGACACCCAAGACACAGCTCGCTTTGGCTGCTGCAGACTCCGCTGGGTGCCACCGTGATACTATACTTGCATTGGCATCCTTCAACTTGTCAAGCCAGAGGTTGATATCAGCCAGCAGAGATGGTGCCGTCAAAGTGTGGAAATAG